Genomic DNA from Rubinisphaera margarita:
GGGGCCCGACTGTTCGAGGCATTCGGCGTAGTAGCCTTCGGTGTGCCAGTCGCTGCACCATTCGAGCACGTTGCCGTGCATGTCGAACAGTCCCCACGGATTCGGCGGGTAAGAGCCGACAGGCATCGGGTGTCCCACATCGCCGAGAAAGTTTGCCAGCTTCGGATCGTGGACGTCGCCGTACGAGAACCTCGTGGTGGTGCCGGCCCGGCAGGCGTATTCCCACTCCGCTTCGGTCGGGAGACGGTACGTTCGACCAGCCGCGACTTCTTCAGGCAGGCGGGAGAGCTCTTCGCAGAAACGATGAGCTTCGTACCAGTTCACGAATTCCACCGGAAGCTGGTCGGTGTCGTAGCGGCTGACGGCGTCCGCACCGCGGCCCCCGGGCGAAAATTCACTGGGATTCTCGCCGGTGACCGCTTCGTACTGAGCCTGCGTCACTTCGAACTGCCCCAGCCAG
This window encodes:
- a CDS encoding formylglycine-generating enzyme family protein, translated to MCECSFLHSVPGIFLSGLLAVLAGCAQEKPPLPDVPTVTNSVGMRFVEIPAGTFTMGALDGDLLAERDEKPAHPVEITESFWLGQFEVTQAQYEAVTGENPSEFSPGGRGADAVSRYDTDQLPVEFVNWYEAHRFCEELSRLPEEVAAGRTYRLPTEAEWEYACRAGTTTRFSYGDVHDPKLANFLGDVGHPMPVGSYPPNPWGLFDMHGNVLEWCSDWHTEGYYAECLEQSGPDNPIEDPTGPDVPLEDAKVLRGGGHAFKAASASFRDNILPSRRGNSHGFRVVMEPVVEQSRPEAVNPSNE